The Cucurbita pepo subsp. pepo cultivar mu-cu-16 chromosome LG05, ASM280686v2, whole genome shotgun sequence nucleotide sequence CTATGAAATCTAACCATGGTTACAGAACTTGGGTTAGTCTCCTTCACAACCGGAGatgtgggtttgggtttgtcCACAACTCGGCTGCTGCTGCGTATAAAACCACCCAGATGAGCCCTTTGTCATTAACAACCCTTACAAAAACAGATATGAACCTCGTCTCATCGATTCTTTCTTGATCTCTTACCTCTTTCTGTTCATAATCTCTGGTGTGCCTCAGAGTTTTTGGTATGTTCTCTTCTTGCTTTGCGCACTATTTGGCTTGAATTCTTGATTCGGATTCGGATTGTGATCTTCCTTTCGTTTTCTGTTCTGGGTTCTTGggatttttggattttctttctGAATTTGTAAGGATAGGTTCTGGgtggttttgaatttgatctGAGAAGCGTCGGGGTTTTCATTTGGTGTTCTTCTGATGGGTTTTGATCACTTTCTCGAACGTTTTGGATCGTTTCTGGGTAAATCTATTGCTCCAAATCTTGATGCTGAAAAATGGAAACTAAAACGTATTCTATACTGTATGTATGTGTGCGCTGATTAATGggtttctctctgtttcatTACTTCTGATATCAAACTGGCTGTGGAAGATGGTTTTGCTGCTTTTGTTCTATGTTCTTGGCTCTTGTATATGAACAGATCTCCACACAAGGatgtttccatttccattgcaaaattttctgttctttgtttACTGCATGGATTTCTGATCCTTCTTCGACCTTTGTGCATTTTCAGATGAGATATAAACAGAAGGATCAAACTGAAGAACACTTTGAACTCAATATTTGATTCATTCGGACCGATCCCAGTTCTTCATCTTTCAAAGAATTTTTTGTATCTAAGATTTTGATCGAAATGGGTCTCTCCAGCCTTCCTGCCCCTTCTGAAGGAGTACTAGGAGTGATCCTTGTGAATACGGCAATATCGATTTCCATCTTCAAAGGCATAGTTCGGTCGATCCTCCATGTCGTTGGCATCCATCTTTCGGCACCATCATCATCAGATTCCATGGAGAATTCTCCTGAATCCATAGACTTCTGTCTTAATCCAAATGGAGGCTACATTGAAGAGTTTCGTAGTCGGATCCCAGCGATTCTGTTCGACAAAGTTCGTAGCTGCAAATGGCTAGAACACGACTGCTCCGTCTGCCTTACCCAATTTGAACCTGAATCAGAGATTAACCATTTATCTTGTGGCCATGTTTTCCACAGAGTGTGCTTGGAGAAGTGGCTGGACTACTGGAACGTTACTTGCCCACTGTGTCGAACTCCATTAATGCCCGAAGAAGAGACAGCCTCCTGCTTCTGGTGAGCATTATGAACATTATGAACACATTATGGTTAAGGAATATCATTCCATGTACAGCAGCATAGTGTATAGATAATCTTAAAAGTGCATCCGCAGGCCATAGAATTTGTACCTTGAAGCGTGATGAGTGTGTGACCCTCTGTTATTTCATTGTAAATATGAAGCTTTCTGTTTGTCTTCTTTGTTGTGTCTATACAGTCTTGAGACTGCCTTTTACATCGCTAAAAACCTGAATAATCTCTGCTTCCTGCGCACGTTTTTACTTTTCGAACGAGAATCGAACATTTATaagaaacattaaattttataagcaATCTTAAATATCATCAGAATTCTGAAAGACGTATAATACATGGTACTCAGCAAATACAGAAGCTCAACAACTTGAAAATTAGGAAGATCCAAGTGAAGGATAGTTACCATTGCAAGAACAAAACTCATTATTAAgctaaaacatttcttaatcTATCAATTGATTCTCAAAGCAACAGAAACAACTAACAGATTTCGGACTAATTAGATGCAACACTGCAGGTGTTGATTCCATCCTTGCAATCGTTTGTGAGGTCGTTGAATGTTTCTAGCTGCTTTTTGCCTCTTAAGAACACCTCTGTGTCTACTGATACTCTCATATATCCATCAAATTCAACTGGTGTCCCATTGTTAAGATTCATTGTTTCTGTGTACCATTCGCTGTCTTTGCCCCAAAGATCCTTGTACTCGTCGAGGAAATGGGTAGAGAATTTGTCTTTCAAGGGGTCGAAGTAATCCGTGTTTGGCTCATTGGTAGCAATGTAAAGGTTCCTTCCAGTTTCAAGCTTCTCTTGCAACGTCGAAAGAAGCGTATCAGGTGAAGTATCAACGTCAAGATTTGGCCAGAGCTCCTTGTTCTTTGCTTTCTCGCCTCTCACTATGTGGACTGAGTCATAATCCCAGTTCAATCTTGATGCAATTGAAGATACTATATCCATCAGACGTCTTGATTTCCAAATCAAATGCCATGGTCGCTTAACTACGGATTCCGTTTCTCCTTCACAGACGCGATACCAATAATTATCTGGTTCTGCAGATCCGAACTTTCTGAATATCAAGGCATCCTTTACGTCGGCAAGCTTCATAGGTGTGATGCGAAAGTCCTCAACAAGATAAAGGCCTAAACGATCTTTCTTTTGCCATTTCTCCCAATCAGACCAAAACTGACCCTGGTCCAAGATGGATGCGGACTCTTTCAGAtgctcaaaatcaaaataaaacctGAAATCCTTTCCTTCCTCATCTTGCTTCGATGAAGTATAGATCGAAGACagacaaattttcaaatccatAACTAATGTGCGGTTCAAATACTGAGCTTCACCTAAAGCACATAAGAAACTCCACAAGTAATGGTTCATGCTCTTGCATTTATCTCCGCTCATCTCGTAAACCAAGTACTTCCCCTGACTAAATGAGCCTTCAGACTCGACCACCGGTAGTGAATCATTCACAACTTCCCCAACAACAGGCAAAGACACTGCATGCTCTAGCTgctccattttcttctcaaaattatttttcggattctttttcttcttccttgcaTTAACACCACTGTGGTAGTCACCTATGCTAACGATACTAAGAGTACAATTAGCAGATCTAGTAATCACAAACCTCCtataatctttataaaaagaagCAATCTTCCCTTCCTTGGGTCGAAATCGCCATGCCATATCACAGGTGCTGTCGTTAGAACCACGAACCGGTTTCCCAAACCGATAAAAGTGAATGTCCTTGAATCGTTCTATGGTGGTCTCCATCATCATATGGAAAACCTCGGGGTCGCGACAATCGATGGGGTCATCCACATTGCTATTGCACTCAGGTGAAGCTCCTTCAGTAGCAGAACCCAAAGCAGAGTTTTCAGCATCAATGATTTTGACAATATCAGTTTCATTAAGAAATGTTGCAAATGCAGTTTGATTGGCAGCCATGAAATCCTCCCCAGTCTTCATCACAGTGCTATCAGTTTTAAAAGTGGCATTGGAGTTAGACGTGAGAAAGGTAGTGATCTTGGTCGATGGGTGAAAAAGTGGGTCCTCAGGCTCGTAAGTGGCCGCGATTATagtaaaaatcaaaaccccaACCACAAACAGAGTGAAACAAAGATTTCCAATAAGAGCAAGCGCATTCTGACCCAGATTCTCTGGTCTAAAACTTCCACTTCTGTAAAGAGAAGACCGACCCAACATCTTTCCAAGCATCAACTTCCCCAAATCTACAACTATCAAACAACTCGGAAAAAACCCTGAAACCTAGAACGCCAAAAAGTCATTTACAGAACAATCGACAACAAAAGTGAGGGAAATCTCATAGATCTCAACAAAAATGTGgaagaacaaaaggaaaatacaaaatgagGCTCCCTGAGTTCAATAATCCAACAAAACCCACAACCAAATCCgcacaaatcaaagaaaacaaagctTCAATTCCACAAGTACATTGATCTGGAAGAAGCGAATTAGAAAGTTCTCCAACTCGTACCTGActcaaggaagaagatgacTCGAGCAATCGAACACCATGGACTTGAAGTGAGCGTGAGATGCGAGCTGAGAGTGAACAGAGGAAATGCTAGATTTCGCTGAGCCCCAAAATAGTCAAAGTGACGACCGAGTAGTCGGCGAGAGAAAtggaatatataataaataaataataattaaactgAAAAAGGGGAATTTTGATAATGTTACGGTAACCACAGGGTGAACTGCACATGACTCACACGATGCTTCCACGTGTCTATATGAATGGCGTGGACGAAACATCCTCGATTTTACTTCGTTGATTTCATCTGAGCTGGAGCGGTTTATTCGATAGTTTCGGCCACCGACAGTGGCAATATCGTAATTAAAGGAAACACTTCTTATGCCTTCCATTTATATTAACTGGTTGAGTGAAGACTCATTCTTAAGTTACAAGTTTGAAGAATGAGATACTAATTGTATTAAAATTGCCTGACACTAGTTGGTGGAGCTGAcattggattgttacaaatggtataagaaagaagagccagacaccgacaCTGGAGCTGACAAGATCTATTGCTAATAAatttgaactgttacaaatggtatcagaagaGTCTGACATTAGATGTGGGACtaacaatatcggttagcggTAGGCTAACACTGtaataaatgatgaaaagtCGGATACAGGAAGATGGGGTtgtaacaaatggtatcagagccagaatggtgtgccagcagcgaggatgctaggctaTCCTACACTGGTTGtagaggagaacggaacattctttataatgatgtaaaaatctctccctaacagatagTTTTAAGCTGTGCCATCTACCGTAAGCTTAACAGGCCAAGGATTGCACCTTCAATACATTTGGTTCTTCCATAAGAACAAGCTCAATATGAcattacccttttttttattaaagaaacatattaacataagAACACGACAAACATCATTTGACTGTCACTTTATCCTAATCTACTATGTTTGAGATACAAAACTTCTCCTGTACCTTAAAAGCCTGTTTTTTTCCACCATTGCAGCTAAGCTTCCTTGTTCTGGTTCACTTTAGGAACATGACTACTTTGGTTAAGATGCAGCTGCGTTGTGTGGAATGGTAGTCGTCGTCGTAGTAGGCAACGGTCGCAGGATGAGATACAAGGCAGGACCTAAAAATGGCACGACCGAAAACGGAACGAGCCAAGATCCTTTGTCGTACCTGGAATGAGTTCATTGCAATGTTATCAACAAAGCTAAATGGAATTGAGTAAGGATTCACATGAGAATGTAGTCCGAACCATTTTCGAGCAGTCATGTCATTGTAAACCCAAAATGGAGCAAATGAAGATAGTAGCATGAAGTCGATGCTCATGGCATGGATCTGCATCATTAACGTTTCGAGATCGGGGTAAGACAATGACATTTTCAATGAAACACTGAAACTATTTGCATCAATAATGTTTCAAGACCAAGGTTAGACTATGTTTCAATGAAACAGTGAAACTATTTGCATCAATAACGTTTCGAAACGGAGTAAGACTATGTTATCTGCATCAATAACGTCTCGAGACCGGGATAAGACTATGTTTCAAATGAAACACGGAAACTATCTGCATCAATAACGTTTCGAGACCGGGGTAAGACTATGTTATCTGCATCAATAACGTCTCGAGACCGGGGTAAGACTAAGTTTCAATGAAACACTGAAATTATCTGCATCAATAACGTTTTAAGACcatctttccttttcattacAAAGAAAGTGATCCGCTTGAATAACTAATAAGGCGTAAAAGGTAAAACTACAGTTTGATTCAGCAAGAAACTGTTCGACAACTAGTCTACAAATGAAGAATTTTAACGACATATTCGATACGTTGCATCGGATAACGATGAACCACCATAGACATGAAGACACGGGCGCAAAATAACTACGATAGTACGTGAAAGTCGAATTGGTAGACTTACAAATCTGCTCTCTCTGAAGTACTGGTAGAATTCCTTCCACGCACTCTCACCAGCTAATCCAGCATAAAATAGTATACCGAGTCCTGCAGCAAATGTTATCTGATTCCAACATGGTTAGCTTtcattttgaatcaaattgTAGGGCCAAAAAAGATAGAAACAGCTGAAGCAGTGATGTAGTGGTGCTTCTGAGCCATTATGCAACCTTCAAACTAGTTCTTGCTGTAAATATGTCTAAAGTTTTAAACCTAGCAAATCCTCACAATTCTCTCGGATTATAGGACAACGACGTTCTACGATGCATTGTGTTGTGTGATTCTCTGTATCTACTCTAACAGCCGAAGCCCACCACTAAtcgatattgtactctttgaactttccctcaaatggtatcaaagctagacaccggacagTGTACCAACGAgaccgaagggggtggacactgggctccaaaggggtggattatgagatcccacattgatgatagagaggaacaagtgccaacaaagacgctgaaccccgaagggggtgaattgtaagatctcacatcgatcgTAGAGAGGagcgagtgccaacgaggacactgggccccaaagggggtagattgtgaaatcccacatcaatggtagagaggaacgagtgccaacgaggacgctgggtctcgaaggaggtggattgtgagatcccacatcgagtggagagaggaacgagtgttagcGAAGATGCTGgaccgaagggggtagattgtagatcccacattaattagagagaggaacgactaccaacgttgggccctgaaacattctttataacggtgtggaaacctctcactaacagacacgttttaaaaaccttgaggaaacgtacaaagaggacaatatcagctagcgcTCGAACAATTACGTATACTATAGTAACCAGATAAAGGGAGGGTAAGGGGAAGAATTTTCCATACCCCAGAAGTGAATTTGGACTCGAGGAAATTCAAAGGCCATCTCTTgagttcatcttcttcaacacGAGGTGGCGGTGGCTTCCGAAGTACaaaatatggaagaagagCATAGGCACCCAAGAAGAACGACAGTACTAGGAAAGGCCAGACAGGAACATTGCTATTTGAGCTGCAGATACAAGAATCATGTCACTAAACAATTTGAATTGAGCTGAAAAGGCAAGAAATCCAAATTCTATATACCTTCTGCCAGAAGGAAGCAGCAGCATGCCATAAACCAGTGGCCACAAGCCCATAATATACCAAAGAGACACAAGCACTTCATTCATTTTGAAGCCATCGTCACTTTTTAAGttcaaaagcttcttcaagagATACATGTCCATTGACTGCAGCAAAACACATAGAATCGCATTCGATGAactaaaggaagaaaaacagagaagaagaagaagaagaagaagacaatcATGTTTTTACCGGAGTCCGATTCGGAGCGAGATTGAAGACATAAAACATTAGACCAGCCCAGAAAGAAAACAGCAGAATCGAGGTCGTCCAGTCTCTTCTCTCCCCACCATATCCGCCGCCATCGCCGTCGCCGCTACCGCCGCGCTCGTTTTCTATCGGGCTCGCTTTTTCCCCAACTGGGTCTCCTGCAGTTTGATTTCCCGATGCTCTCCGCCATTTTTGAAGCAAACCCATTTTGCTGGAGCTTGAATCTCGACGAATGTTGGAAGTGGGGCATGAAGGGTATGATTTGAGGAAGTAATCTAGGTTGTGGgaagctaatttagggaataccCATAAAGGAATACATTTATATCTACATTAATACGAGACGGAATAATATCATGCTATTGCCGAGagataaattctaaaaaaatgaatcgaGACTTGATTAAGGAGAGATTGTTCGAAGGCTTCATATGTTtccatgaatttataagtaatatATCTCTGTGTTTCCGTCACTAATTCGTGGCCGACTTGATTATGGAATTACAAGTGTCGAACAACACTGATTCATTGCAGCCTGAGTGCGAGTTTCTGTATTTACATGTGTCAATTCTTTGGCTCCCCTGGTTTGTAAGTTTGTGGATGAAGAGTTTTTCAAGAAAACATGAACCTTTAGATTACACAAGAACAGAAACATTTGAAATCATTCAGGAAAGAAACTGTTCACAAACAACATCATTTCACAACTAGAGAACAGGGGGcgggatgatgatgataagcAACAATCTCCGACAATTGTCATTTATGCAGCAGAAGAACAACATAAACAAGACAATGATGTTTTAAGCATATCCTCATTCCCAAACCCCAAATTATTGACAAGGTTCTAACAAATGGAGTCCAGCATTTTCCATCACAGGCTCTAAATACAGCTTCAATCATGCAGACAAGGTCACGTCTTGAGAATTTGCAGATTATACATTTTCTGCTGAACCCCTCTATCAAGCGCCCGTAAGGCTTATGATTCTGCAGCTTGCAAGCAGCAAAACCATTTTTTCTGCAAATCCCAACTCGCAATCATGAGAAAATGACTGTGTTCTTACTTCAAAAACAGATGGAATTGGTTTAAACATGGTTATATTTACGACGGTTGCTCTATCAGTAAtcttgtaacggtccaagtcAACCGCTAGCAGCTGTCCTCTTTAGATTTTCCCTTCTGGGAGCCGGTTGCTTCtaaaacaaatcaaagaaattgaaaagattTGGGTGCAAAGAACTTACAGGCTGAGACTTTCCAAGAACAGCGCCATGCTTATATGAAGGGTCATCCTTTGCAGGAGAGTCAGGTAAGCCACCAGTCTTTTTCTCGTTCCTGGCTTTATTGAAGATGACTGTGAATCCCTCGGCAGATGCGGGATCATTGACATCCCATTCGCCGAACTTTGGTAAGGGACTGCTACTGCCTTTTTCCTGCATAATCAATAAGCTTATGAATGGCAGACATTTCAAGGCAATATTTGCATATTAGTGTGCAAGTATATGCTTAGCTATATCCTTATCCATTTATGAGCTAAGTCACAATCCAATAAATCCTCACAGCTAACCAACCTCGCGTTATGAAGAGCCAACTCGACGGTGAGATATGCTCAAACTAtattgaggattattgagaggagTAGCCCGACATTGGTTaatgaagaggaagatcaacggtttataagtaaggaattggtatgaggccttttgtggaaaccaaaagtaaagccaggagggcttatgttcaaagtggacaatatcgtaccattgtggaggtttgtggtttctaacatggtatcggAGTCGTGCCCTTAACTTAACcatgccaatagaatcctcaagtgtcgaacaaagaagttgtgagcctcgaaggtgtaatcaaaggtgactcaagtgttgaacaaaggtGTACTATGTTTGAGGGCTTTAGAGAAGGAGtcagcctcgattaaggggaggctctatagtgtactttgttcgaggggaggattgttgaggattattgagaggaaTAActccacgttggctaattaagagaaagatcgtgggtttataagtaaggaactctatctccattggtaccgGGCCTTTTaaggaaaacaaaagtaaagccataagagctcATGctcaaaaatgacaatatcataccattgtggaggttcgtggttcctaacaaaCTAATCAACGATTATAGAATAAAATCTTAGAAAACATCTCTTAAAACTCATGCAGAGACCGGTAAAAACAGAAGAACATGAAAGAATTCATGAAGGGAGTTCACATCGTCTAAAGAACTCAGATTCAACCTTCATAGAAAGCTCACATTAGAAACAACATCCATCCCCAACCTAAATACAGCGCACTCCAAGAATCATACATGAGATATTCACCAAGTTCGTCAAAAGCTCAGCTTAACACAGCATCACAAGATATGAATTGGgctcttttgtttgtttgaatgaACCTCTCAAAGTTCAAACATGcctaagaagaaaaaaactccAATTGTTCCTTTAGCATACTTACAAGCGTTTAAAAGAACTGATTGAGTGAAAACCCCACATTCCCAAGTGAAAAAACCCCACCAATCCCTCAGCAAAATTACTAACAAAACCATGCAGAAAGGGCTAAACGCAAGTAAACACTCGTTCAACCACAATGAAAGTGAGCACAAGGGCAAGAACAGGCAACAAACACAGTTCCAAATACAGAAACAAAACAATCAGAGAGAAAGCAAAAGGCAGAGGCCATAAAACCCTCCAGTTTTAGAACACCCCTTTGACAGGAACAAGAAGATCCAAAGGAAAAAAGACATGGAAAGCACGGTAACAATCAAATCAAgccaaaaaaaactcaaacccAGAAACGATCAAGTcctaaaatcaaaatcttaGTCAAGTTGAAAGAAATAAACGATGAAATAAATGAAGGGTGTGCGTGGATTTCTTACCGCCATGACTGAGCtctgagaagaagaagaagatgctgAAGGATAAAGCCGCCTTGAGAAAGGGGTCGATGATTGATTcagagaagaggagagagaagaggagagagagagagagaggggaagaagaagggcTAAGACTGGGACCAACAAGGAATTGGCTAATGGGATGATATAGAAGTGGAGAGTGGGACCCGGCGCGTAAGCAACTTCGAAGGCCGTTTAATGGTGTGTTACTTCCAGCTGTGTAATGCCCAAGCGCCAACCCCCAGACGTTGAAACAGacgaacttttttttttctttttatttatttataaacaattaattaattagttcaACCTTTTCCCTCCAAtcgaatatttattttctattcttcCCTTAATCAcatttctaattttcaattcaatatttgattttaaatatttgattcaattatcttttttggatAATTGTGTTTGGTTTGTTGGTgtaattatcattattttataaaatgacaaaaaatgAGTGACGTACACACCATTAAACGAGCAACCGCAGTAGATATAATAGAGATATCGTACAACGACTATAGTATTTATAATATCTAAAGTTTACTTCATATAGTCGAACTTAATACgagacaatttttttaaagttttggaTCTGTatggaataaaaataaagaaatcaaataGAGTAgcctataaataaataaaaaaaacagagagattaATTGTGAACTCTACTATTGTTGCTCGGGCacaccaacccaaccaatccAAAAGTTCGTGTACATCTCTAATacttattttctctttctttttttttttcctttcaaatttcatcgttcttaaaataaacatgtgaattataaaaaattcaatgacTTATTAAACACCCGAGACCTCCGTCCATGATTCGAACGAGTAATTCCCAcgaaagaaacagagaaaaatggagaatgaAACTGCGTTGGATCAAATAGAATAAACAATATGATACATTTAAAATGGAAGACAGTGTTCTAAATTCTAACCCAAGTTTATATCAGCAGATTCTCCTCCAAACCTATAACCAGTTCTTGTTTCCTTCCTGTATGCAGTTTTCACTTCCAAACTGCCTGGGACTTGCCCACGTTGAAGGGATTGTATATCTATATgaatatatgtgtgtatatatatatatatataagaaagtTGATGTTTGGAGAGTCAAAAATCAGATCATTTCCTCAAATTTGTCAAGCTTTTTAACCCGTTGCATACTCCGAAGAACAAGCGCCAAGAACACTCCTGTATTTCGCCAAACAATTGACactaaaatttgaacttctaaTTCAAACTTACGTAACAAGAAAAAGAGCTCGAGCTCACCTGCCCCGACGAATGATCCACCGGCAATGGCTTGGTTGCCTTGAGAGCTTACGGTGATTCCGAGGTTCAAAAGCGTACCGCCCATCACGCTGTACATCGTTGCCATTTGAAGTATTGTTGCTTTCCTTGCTGCTCTTTCGGACTATGATTTCCATCAGAATATAGTGAAGTTTTGATCTTTGCTGAAGTCATAGTAATTAGATCATGTAAGAGTTTAAGAAGTAATTGAATATGTACCTCCAGCACTCGGACTCGAAGCTTTAAGTCCCCCGACTCGAGCTGTTGTACGAATTCCTCTATTCTTTGGACTCTGGATGGCATGGAAATGGTGGATGTTCTGGCCTGAAAATGAATTGCTATATTTTGTGAGAACTTTCGCTATATGAAGagagaatggaagaaaaacGCAAAGAAACTATTGTACTTCATTGGCTTGCTTTCTTATCTCCTCCACAAGTTGTGTTCTGCTTTGCTCCTTCTGTTTCAAGTCTAAAAGCTCCTGCACATAGTTTTCATAGAAACCACTTGAAGAACCTTTATGGATATCCAAAAGAACTATGAATAGATCCTTTAAAAAAAGTGTGAGGAACCAcggactctccacaatggtatgatattgtccagcataagctcttatggctttgcttttgattgctcgaaaatgtctcataccaatggagatgtattccttacttataaacacatgatcaaccccttaattagtcgatgtgggactcctctcccaacaatcttcaacaatcctcccctcgaacaaagtacaccatagagcctcctcccctgaggcctatagagcccttgaacaacctccccttaactgaggctcgactccttctctggagccctcgaacaaagtacactctttgttcgacatttgaatcacttttgactataccttCAGGGCTCACAActtatttgttcgacatttgaggattctattgacatgactaagttaagggcatgactttgataccacgTTAGGAATCATGGACCctccataatagtatgatattgtctactttgagcataagctctcatggctttgcttttggttttcacAAAAgacttcataccaatggagatgtattccttacttataaacccatgatcaaccccttaattagtcgacgaggactcctctcccaacaattctcaacaaaaaCAACCTAACAAACCTGTGCATATGGTGCAGCAATCTTCACGAAGGAAAAATCTGGGTCGAGTGTGTAGCCTATACCTGATACGACATTCGATTCCGTAGTCAAGAGCAGAAACGTAATCTAGTTGAAGTTGGTCAGCTTCTATActttaaaacaaagaaaatgatggcTCAATTACAAAAGCACAAGAGAGTGAGATCAACCTTCCAGGGTAGAAAATGCCCTCAATACAAAGGTAAAGGTGGAGGGGAATCGAAAAGGTTGATCCTGAGCTATTGCAAATAAATCCTGCCAGACAACCACGCTTGAGTTTATAAAAGATGATATTGATATCAAATTTGACAAAACCGAGCCTT carries:
- the LOC111796086 gene encoding probable E3 ubiquitin-protein ligase XERICO, with amino-acid sequence MGLSSLPAPSEGVLGVILVNTAISISIFKGIVRSILHVVGIHLSAPSSSDSMENSPESIDFCLNPNGGYIEEFRSRIPAILFDKVRSCKWLEHDCSVCLTQFEPESEINHLSCGHVFHRVCLEKWLDYWNVTCPLCRTPLMPEEETASCFW
- the LOC111796083 gene encoding uncharacterized protein LOC111796083, whose protein sequence is MLGKMLGRSSLYRSGSFRPENLGQNALALIGNLCFTLFVVGVLIFTIIAATYEPEDPLFHPSTKITTFLTSNSNATFKTDSTVMKTGEDFMAANQTAFATFLNETDIVKIIDAENSALGSATEGASPECNSNVDDPIDCRDPEVFHMMMETTIERFKDIHFYRFGKPVRGSNDSTCDMAWRFRPKEGKIASFYKDYRRFVITRSANCTLSIVSIGDYHSGVNARKKKKNPKNNFEKKMEQLEHAVSLPVVGEVVNDSLPVVESEGSFSQGKYLVYEMSGDKCKSMNHYLWSFLCALGEAQYLNRTLVMDLKICLSSIYTSSKQDEEGKDFRFYFDFEHLKESASILDQGQFWSDWEKWQKKDRLGLYLVEDFRITPMKLADVKDALIFRKFGSAEPDNYWYRVCEGETESVVKRPWHLIWKSRRLMDIVSSIASRLNWDYDSVHIVRGEKAKNKELWPNLDVDTSPDTLLSTLQEKLETGRNLYIATNEPNTDYFDPLKDKFSTHFLDEYKDLWGKDSEWYTETMNLNNGTPVEFDGYMRVSVDTEVFLRGKKQLETFNDLTNDCKDGINTCSVASN
- the LOC111796084 gene encoding uncharacterized protein LOC111796084, which codes for MGLLQKWRRASGNQTAGDPVGEKASPIENERGGSGDGDGGGYGGERRDWTTSILLFSFWAGLMFYVFNLAPNRTPSMDMYLLKKLLNLKSDDGFKMNEVLVSLWYIMGLWPLVYGMLLLPSGRSSNSNVPVWPFLVLSFFLGAYALLPYFVLRKPPPPRVEEDELKRWPLNFLESKFTSGITFAAGLGILFYAGLAGESAWKEFYQYFRESRFIHAMSIDFMLLSSFAPFWVYNDMTARKWYDKGSWLVPFSVVPFLGPALYLILRPLPTTTTTTIPHNAAAS
- the LOC111796087 gene encoding uncharacterized protein LOC111796087 isoform X1 — protein: MAEKGSSSPLPKFGEWDVNDPASAEGFTVIFNKARNEKKTGGLPDSPAKDDPSYKHGAVLGKSQPKKWFCCLQAAES
- the LOC111796087 gene encoding uncharacterized protein LOC111796087 isoform X2, producing the protein MQEKGSSSPLPKFGEWDVNDPASAEGFTVIFNKARNEKKTGGLPDSPAKDDPSYKHGAVLGKSQPKKWFCCLQAAES